The Anolis carolinensis isolate JA03-04 chromosome 2, rAnoCar3.1.pri, whole genome shotgun sequence genome has a window encoding:
- the LOC134297159 gene encoding keratin, type I cytoskeletal 9-like, with product MDQGSPGSLPAGSTPIPGGSGSLSGGSLSGSTGSLPSGSASVPGVPGSSSGGSLSGATGSLASGSTFSPDGSGSLGSGSLASGSTSVPGGSGSFLDGFLSGGTGSLPSGSIFSPGGSESLGGGSLSSGSTSFPEGSVSLPGGFLSGSPGSLPAGSTSIPGGSGSLPGGSLSGSTGSLPSGSASVPGVPGSSSGGSLSGATGSLPSGSTFSPDGSGSLGSGSLASGSTSVPGGSGSFLDGFLSGGTGSLPSGSIFSPGGSESLGGGSLSSGSTSFPEGSVSLPGGFLSGSPGSLPAGSTSIPGGSGSLPGGSLSGSTGSLPSGSASVPGVPGSSSGGSLSGATGSLPSGSTFSPDGSGSLGSESLASGSTSVPGGSGSFLDGFLVTPR from the exons ATGGATCAGG GATCACCTGGCTCTCTCCCTGCTGGCTCAACTCCTatcccaggaggatcagggtcacTCTCTGGTGGTTCACTGTCAGGGTCAACTGGCTCCCTCCCTTCTGGCTCTGCTTCTGTCCCAGGAGTACCAGGGTCATCCTCAGGTGGTTCCCTGTCAGGGGCCACAGGCTCCCTCGCTTCAGGCTCCACCTTTTCCCCAGATGGATCAGGGTCACTTGGAAGTGGATCCCTTGCTTCTGGCTCCACTTCTgtcccaggaggatcagggtcatTCCTAGATGGTTTCCTGTCAGGAGGGACAGGATCTCTCCCTTCTGGCTCCATCTTTTCCCCAGGGGGATCAGAATCACTTGGAGGTGGATCTCTCTCTTCTGGCTCCACTTCTTTCCCAGAAGGATCAGTGTCACTCCCAGGTGGTTTTCTGTCAGGATCACCTGGCTCTCTCCCTGCTGGCTCAACTTCTatcccaggaggatcagggtcacTCCCTGGTGGTTCACTGTCAGGGTCAACTGGCTCCCTCCCTTCTGGCTCTGCTTCTGTCCCAGGAGTACCAGGGTCATCCTCAGGTGGTTCCCTGTCAGGGGCCACAGGCTCCCTCCCTTCAGGCTCCACCTTTTCCCCAGATGGATCAGGGTCACTTGGAAGTGGATCCCTTGCTTCTGGCTCCACTTCTgtcccaggaggatcagggtcatTCCTAGATGGTTTCCTGTCAGGAGGGACAGGATCTCTCCCTTCTGGCTCCATCTTTTCCCCAGGGGGATCAGAATCACTTGGAGGTGGATCTCTCTCTTCTGGCTCCACTTCTTTCCCAGAAGGATCAGTGTCACTCCCAGGTGGTTTTCTGTCAGGATCACCTGGCTCTCTCCCTGCTGGCTCAACTTCTatcccaggaggatcagggtcacTCCCTGGTGGTTCACTGTCAGGGTCAACTGGCTCCCTCCCTTCTGGCTCTGCTTCTGTCCCAGGAGTACCAGGGTCATCCTCAGGTGGTTCCCTGTCAGGGGCCACAGGCTCCCTCCCTTCAGGCTCCACCTTTTCCCCAGATGGATCAGGGTCACTTGGAAGTGAATCCCTTGCTTCTGGCTCCACTTCTgtcccaggaggatcagggtcatTCCTAGATGGTTTCCT